The nucleotide window GAATTGATGCCGAGCTTGCGCCCGGTCTGCGCGATGTTGATCTCATTCCACAGCGCCGATTCGATCAGCACGTCTGATGTATTCTCGTCGCAGCCGGAGGTCTCGCCGCCCATGATGCCGGCGAGCGATTCGACGCCGTGCTCGTCGGATATCACGCAGATCGAGGGATCGAGCGTGTAGGTGCGGCCGTCGAGCGCCAGCAGGCTTTCGCCTTCTTTGGCGCGGCGTACGGTGAGATTGCCCGTCACCTTCCTGGCGTCGAACACATGCAGCGGCCGGGCGCGGTCATAGGTCATGAAGTTGGTGATGTCGACCAGCGCATTGATCGGCCGCAGCCCGATCGAGGTCAGCCGCTTCTGCAGCCAGTCCGGAGAGGGACCGTTCTTGACGCCGCGCACCAGCCGCAGCGCGAAGCCCGGGCACAGCGTGGCATCTTCCACCGTCAGTTTCACCGGACAGGGGAATTCGCCCTTGACCGGCTTGATGCCGGGGTCGATGAACTTGCCCATATCGGCGGCGGAGAGGTCGCGCGCGATGCCGTGTACGCCGGTGCAATCCTGGCGATTCGGCGTCAGGTTGATTTCGAGCACGGGATCGCCGAGGCCTGCCCATTCGGCATAGCCCTTGCCGATCGGGGCGTCGGCCGGCAATTCCATGATGCCGTCATGGTCCTCGGAAAGCTGCAGTTCGGCCGCCGAGCACAGCATGCCGCGGCTCTCGACGCCCCGGATCGTGCCGACGCCGAGCGTGATGTTCTTGCCCGGGATGAACGTACCGGGCGGCGAGAACACGCTGACGAGCCCAGCGCGCGCATTCGGCGCGCCGCAAACCACCTGCACCGGCGCAGCACCATCGCCGGTGTCGACCATGCAGACCCGCAGACGATCGGCATTGGGATGCTGCTCGGCCGAGATCACCCGCGCGATGGAGAATGGCGCAAGCGCCTTGCCCTTGTCCTCGATGCTCTCGACCTCGAGCCCGATCATGGTGAGCTTGTCGGCAAGCTTTTCCAGCGGCTCGTCGGTGTCGAGATGTTCCTTCAGCCAGGAGAGCGTGAATTTCATGGTGCGTTCCTAGAAAACCTCAACCAGCCGGAAGCGTTCGCACATCAGCATCATGTCTTCGCGAAACTTGCCTTGCCGGCCGAAATAGGTGCGGTGTGCCTTGCGCCAATAGGCGAGGCTGCGGTCGCCTTCGCCTTCTTCGTACGCAAAGGCAGCATCGACTTCGCCGAACCGGCGGTAGGTGACGTCGGCGGTTTCGATCACGCAACGCGGCGTGCCGCGTCCATCGACCACGATCCAGCGTTCGCCCGGCGTCGACGTGTTCGGCTCGTCCTCGGTGGAGCAGGTCGCGGTCTTCACGCCCTTGATCACGAGGTCGAGCAACTCGTCCGCCAGCCTTGGCCCGTCGCCGAAGGCGAAGGATCGCAAACCCTGATATTTCGCAGGGACAGCACTCACGTGCTCAATCCCCCCGCGAGCGTCGGGACGTCGAGCGGCTTGAAGCCGTAATGCGAAAGCCAGCGCACGTCGCTTTCGAACAATTGCCGCAAGTCGGCGATGCCGTATTTCAGCATCGCGATGCGGTCGATGCCCATGCCCCAGGCGAAGCCCTGGTAGACGTCGGGATCGATGCCGCAGGCGCGCAGCACGTTTGGATGCACCATGCCGCAGCCAAGAATCTCCAGCCAGTCCTCGCCCTCGCCGAAACGGATCTCGCCCTTGTCGCGCCGGCATTGGATGTCGACTTCGAGCGAAGGCTCGGTGAACGGGAAGAACGACGGCCGGAACCGCATGTTGATGTGGTCGACCTCGAAGAACGCCTTGCAGAACTCGTGCAGGATCCATTTGAGGTGGCCGAGATGCGAGCCCTTGTCGATGACGAGGCCCTCGACCTGATGGAATTGCGGCGTATGGGTCGCATCCGAATCGATGCGATAGGTGCGGCCCGGGCAAACCACGCGGATCGGCGGCTTCTGCGACAACATTGTGCGCACCTGCACCGGCGAGGTGTGGGTACGCAGCAGCATGCGCGAACCGTCTTCCTTCGGATTGAAGAAGAACGTGTCGTGCATCTCCCGCGCCGGATGACCCTCGGGAAAGTTCAGTTTTGTGAAATTGTAATCGTCGGTCTCGATATCGGGGCCTTCGGCGATCGAAAATCCCATGTCGGCGAAGATCGTGTTGACCTCCTCGAACACCTGGCTCAGCGGATGGATGCGACCCTGTTCGGCCGCCGCCTCCCGCAGCGGCAGCGTAACGTCGATGGTCTCGGAGGCAAGCCGGGTGTCGAGCGCCGCCGATTTCAGGATGTCGCGGCGTGCGGTGAGCGCCTGCGTAACCTTGTCCTTGGCGAGGTTGATCGCCGCGCCTTGCGTCTTGCGCTCGTCCGGCGACATCTTGCCCAGCGTCGCGAGCAGCGCGGAGATCGAACCCTTCTTGCCGAGCGCCGCGACGCGCACGGCTTCGAGCGCAGCTTCGTCGCCGGCAGCGGCGATATCGGAGAGAATGGATTTTTCGAGTGTGGCGAGGTCGGACATGGCGACGGTACCTTTGAGGAACGCGTGCTCGCAGTCCAAACGGGACCGTCATGATCCGCGAAGGCGGATGATCCAGTAACCCCCGGAGTCAAAATGTCGGTCGGTCGTTACTGGATGCCCCGCCCCAGTGCGCAATGGCGCACAAGGCGGGGCATGACACCGGAATTGCAAGAACGCCGCAGCGATTGCGAATTAGGCCGCCAGCGCGGCCTTGGCCTTTTCGGCGATCGCCTGGAACGCCGCCGGCTCGTTGATGGCGAGATCCGACAGCACCTTGCGATCCACCGTGATGCCCGACTTCGAGAGGCCGTTGATGAAGACGCTGTAGGTCATGCCGTACGGGCGCACAGCGGCATTGAGACGCTGGATCCAGAGCGCGCGGAAGGTGCGCTTCTTGCGCTTGCGGTCGCGGAACGCATATTGGCCGGCCTTCTCGACCGCGGCCTTGGCGGCGCGGATGGTGTTCTTGCGGCGGCCGTAAAAACCCTTGGCGGCCTTGTAGACTTTCTTGTGCTTGGCGTGGGCGGTCACACCGCGTTTGACGCGAGACATGACTGATATCCTTGATCAGAACTAAGATGACGGGATCGCCGCGCGGGCGCGGCTCGGCTGCTGTGGCGTGAACGCGATCAGGCGTTCGGCAAGAAGTACTTCTTGACGTTGTCGCCGTCGGTCTTGAACAGCACGCGGGTGCCGCGGAGCTGACGAATCTGCTTCTTCGTCCGCTTGATCATGCCGTGGCGCTTGCCGCGCTGGGCATGCATCACTTTGCCGGTGGCAGTCACCTTGAAGCGCTTTTTAGCGCCTGACTTGGTCTTCAGCTTGGGCATTTGGCTCTCCTGTGGCCGCAGAAAAACGCGCCCGCGGGGCGCTTTTGCGGCTTAAAATGCTCGTTAGAGCGTTGAAAGTGCTCAGGTTTTCCCCAAAAAGCGAGGCAACCCGCACGGACATCGACACGGCAGCCCTTGATCAGCCGGGCGATGAAGGTCGGGCTTATGGCAGAGGAAACGCCAAATGGCAACGATGAACCGCGGGGGGCGGTGCCGCTACTTACGCCGTGATGTCGTCAATCACCTCGGTGCGGAGCAGGAAGAATGACCCGATTTCAGCGATCGATTGCCTGTCTTAACGTGTTTCCCGGCCTGCGCTCCCTGTGCTGGCTTCCCGTATTCGCAGCGCTTGCCGCGGTGGCCGCGCCCGGTGGTGCCGATGCCGCCACCAGAAGGGCCGCAGGCGTCTATGATGGCACCTGGAACGTGATCTTCGCCACCACGCGGGGCAATTGCAGTTCCGGGTACAGCGTCCCGTTTACTGTCGCCGGTAACCGCGTGTTATCGGCCGGCGGCGGCCGGGTTTCCGGTTCGGTCAATCGCACCGGCGCGGTTGCGGTCAAGGTTTCCGTTGGCGCCTCCAAGGCCAGCGGCGGCGGCCGGCTCGCCGGCACCAATGGTGCGGGCGCATGGAGCGGCATCATCACCGGCGACCGCTGCAGCGGCACCTGGCAGGCCACGCGGACCTGATCGCTCGCAAAGCAAACGGCCCGCCGGATCCGACGGGCCGCTCTCAATTCCGCTCACTCACATCAACGCGGCGCCAGCACCATCACGACCTGGCGCCCCTCGAACCTGGCATCCTGCTCGACCTTGGCGAACTCGGCAACGTCCGCCTTGACCTTGTCCAGGAGCTTGGTGCCGATTTCCTGGTGCGCCATTTCGCGGCCACGGTAGCGCAAGGTGATCTTGACCTTGTCGCCTTCCTCGAAGAACCGCTGCATGGCGCGCATCTTCACGTCGTAGTCGTGATCGTCGATCATCGGCCGCAGCTTGATCTCCTTGATCTCGACGATCTTCTGCTTCTTGCGCGCCTCGGCGGCTTTCTTCTGTGCCGAATACTTGAACTTCCCGTAGTCCATAATCTTACAGACGGGAGGATTGTTGTTCGGCGAAATCTCGACGAGATCCATGCCCGCCTCGAGGGCCATCTTGATGGCGACCACGGTCTCGACCGTTCCGTGGTTGGTGCCGTTCTGATCGATCAGCTGGATCTGCGCGTTGCGAATATCATCGTTGGTGCGCGGCCCGTCTTTGGTTGCAGCGGGCGGGGCTCTGTTGGGACGGCGAATGGGTAACTCTCCAAAGTTGTGAAAGAAGGGCGGTAGTTTGAAGCAATACGCTGAAGACAGCAAGCGAACTCACGGTCTGCGCCCGAAAACCGTCAAATGCGAGGCATTTCGGTCACGTCCGGCAAATATAGCGCGGCGGCCTGATCCGCAAGCGCCGGGCGGTCGCGCTTGACCCATGAAGCGCGCTCGCGGACAAAGCCGTGGGCAAGAGTGACAGATCCATGACCAATTCAGCGACAATCGACCAGGAACCGGCCCTTATCGAGGTGGGAGAGGGCGATGGCCGCCGCCGGATCGCGGTGCGCGCCCGTGCCGGCAGCGGGCCCGGGCTGTTCTGGCTCGGTGGCTTCAATTCCGACATGCGGGGCACCAAGGCGCTCGCGCTGGACGCCTGGGCCGCGGAACACGGCCGGGCTTGTATTAGATTCGATTATTCCGGCCATGGCGAATCAGGCGGCGCTTTCATCGACGGCACCATCGGGCGCTGGCTGGAAGAGAGCGTTGCGGTATTCGAGCAGTTCTGCCGGGGCTCGCAGGTCGTGATCGGCTCATCGATGGGGGGCTGGATGGCGCTCCTGCTGGCGCGCGCTATTGCCAACCGTGAGGCCAGGCAGGCGAATCTCGCCGGGCTGGTGCTGATCGCGCCGGCGCCGGACTTTACCGAGCAATTGATGTGGAACGGCTTCTCCGACGAGATTCGCGAGGAGATCACGACCAAGGGCGTGTGGATGCGGCCGTCGGAGTATGATGATGGCGCGCCCTATCCGATCACGCGCGCACTGATCGAAGAGGGGCGGAATCACCTGCTGCTCGGCAGCGCCATCGACGTGGGGTGCCCGGTCCGCATCCTGCAGGGCGCGCAGGACCCGGACGTGCCCTGGCAGCATGCCTTCGCGCTGGCGCACCGGTTGCCGGCCGAAGACGTGGTGTTGACCATGATTCAGGACGGCGATCACCGCTTGTCGCGCCCGCAGGACATCGCGCGGATTCTCGCGGCCGTGGCGGAGATGGGGTGAGTTCTCGCCGCAACCACGGTGTCATCGTCCGCCACCGTGTTCGCGCGAACGCGCGCCCGATGACAGGCTCCAGCGGATGATTCAGTACGCCGCGCCTATCGATTAACGTCGCATTCTCTGGAATACTGGATGCCCCGCTTTCGCGGGGCATGACGACCGGAGATAAACGATGAACACTTCCACCATGCTCCGCGCCTTCTGCGACGCCGTCGAGCAGCGCAACAGCAAGGCCTTTGCGGAACTGTTCACCGAGGACGGCGTCTATCACGACGTTTTCTACGGCGCATTCGCCGGCCGCGCGAAAATCGCAGGCATGATCGACGACTGGTTCTATCGCACGGCCACCGATTTCCGCTGGGACATGCACGACCCCGTCAGCGACGGCGAGACGCTCTATGCGCGTTACACCTTCAGCTACCGCTCGACGCTGCCGGAAGCGCAAGGTGCACGCGCGATGTTCGAGGGGGTCGCGATCATGCGGCTGCGCGACGGCAAGATCGTGGAATATCACGAGGTCGCCAACACCGCGCCGGCGTTCGCCGATCTCAAATTTGCGCCGGAGCGGATTGCCAAGATCGTGGCTAAGCAGGGCGCGGCGCTGAAGGCGCGGCCGGAGATGAAGCGGCATCTGGAGTGACGCCCTCTCTGTTTGTCATCGTCCGCGAAGGCGGACGATCCAGTACGCCGCGGCTTCTCGGTTTTGCTCCGCGCTCTCTGGAATACCGGATGCCCCGCTTTCGCGGGGCATGACAATTTTGCGCTACGGCGGCGGCACGTTTGTCATCGGCTTGCGCTGCGCCAATGCCGCGACCGTCGATGTTCCGATCGGCCCATGCTCGTCATAGAGCCAGCACTCGCCGATCGCGATGCCGTCGGTGGCGTGATGGTTCACCACGTCGAAGCCGATCCATGGCGTCACGGGAAGGCGGTGCAGATACAGCGTGACGTCGCTGTTGATGTAACCCAACCCCTGATCGCCGGCATTGGCGAAGGGGCTGGCGAAATCGGCGCCCGTGGCGACATGCACGAAGGGCGACATCGGCACGCCCTCGACGAGTTCGCGCACCTCGCTCATCCACAGACGCCGCGGCCCGAGCGAACCCATGTGGCCGACGATCGGCCGCGTGGTCCATTTGCCGTTCATGCCGAGCCTGGGATCCGTCGGCTTTGGAATGTCCGCGGGCTTCGGCGCATCCCAGTCCGGCGGCGACCAGACATTGCCCGGCGCGTTTTCCGTCTTGCGCAATAACTGGCAGGAGGCGCGCGCCATGCTGGTGCCGCCGGAGAAGAACTCGGCCTCCACCACCCTGATGCGCATGC belongs to Bradyrhizobium icense and includes:
- the rplT gene encoding 50S ribosomal protein L20 — encoded protein: MSRVKRGVTAHAKHKKVYKAAKGFYGRRKNTIRAAKAAVEKAGQYAFRDRKRKKRTFRALWIQRLNAAVRPYGMTYSVFINGLSKSGITVDRKVLSDLAINEPAAFQAIAEKAKAALAA
- the pheS gene encoding phenylalanine--tRNA ligase subunit alpha → MSDLATLEKSILSDIAAAGDEAALEAVRVAALGKKGSISALLATLGKMSPDERKTQGAAINLAKDKVTQALTARRDILKSAALDTRLASETIDVTLPLREAAAEQGRIHPLSQVFEEVNTIFADMGFSIAEGPDIETDDYNFTKLNFPEGHPAREMHDTFFFNPKEDGSRMLLRTHTSPVQVRTMLSQKPPIRVVCPGRTYRIDSDATHTPQFHQVEGLVIDKGSHLGHLKWILHEFCKAFFEVDHINMRFRPSFFPFTEPSLEVDIQCRRDKGEIRFGEGEDWLEILGCGMVHPNVLRACGIDPDVYQGFAWGMGIDRIAMLKYGIADLRQLFESDVRWLSHYGFKPLDVPTLAGGLST
- a CDS encoding acyl-CoA thioesterase domain-containing protein, which codes for MTKNQPFFTHNRINDTFTPTPVSNGPWDTNSLHGRVVIGLLAHVIEQRHGSSEFVPARLTVDMFRLPNVTTPIEVTTKLVRDGMRIRVVEAEFFSGGTSMARASCQLLRKTENAPGNVWSPPDWDAPKPADIPKPTDPRLGMNGKWTTRPIVGHMGSLGPRRLWMSEVRELVEGVPMSPFVHVATGADFASPFANAGDQGLGYINSDVTLYLHRLPVTPWIGFDVVNHHATDGIAIGECWLYDEHGPIGTSTVAALAQRKPMTNVPPP
- the rpmI gene encoding 50S ribosomal protein L35; its protein translation is MPKLKTKSGAKKRFKVTATGKVMHAQRGKRHGMIKRTKKQIRQLRGTRVLFKTDGDNVKKYFLPNA
- a CDS encoding alpha/beta hydrolase encodes the protein MTNSATIDQEPALIEVGEGDGRRRIAVRARAGSGPGLFWLGGFNSDMRGTKALALDAWAAEHGRACIRFDYSGHGESGGAFIDGTIGRWLEESVAVFEQFCRGSQVVIGSSMGGWMALLLARAIANREARQANLAGLVLIAPAPDFTEQLMWNGFSDEIREEITTKGVWMRPSEYDDGAPYPITRALIEEGRNHLLLGSAIDVGCPVRILQGAQDPDVPWQHAFALAHRLPAEDVVLTMIQDGDHRLSRPQDIARILAAVAEMG
- the infC gene encoding translation initiation factor IF-3, whose protein sequence is MRRPNRAPPAATKDGPRTNDDIRNAQIQLIDQNGTNHGTVETVVAIKMALEAGMDLVEISPNNNPPVCKIMDYGKFKYSAQKKAAEARKKQKIVEIKEIKLRPMIDDHDYDVKMRAMQRFFEEGDKVKITLRYRGREMAHQEIGTKLLDKVKADVAEFAKVEQDARFEGRQVVMVLAPR
- a CDS encoding ASCH domain-containing protein — its product is MSAVPAKYQGLRSFAFGDGPRLADELLDLVIKGVKTATCSTEDEPNTSTPGERWIVVDGRGTPRCVIETADVTYRRFGEVDAAFAYEEGEGDRSLAYWRKAHRTYFGRQGKFREDMMLMCERFRLVEVF
- a CDS encoding nuclear transport factor 2 family protein — its product is MNTSTMLRAFCDAVEQRNSKAFAELFTEDGVYHDVFYGAFAGRAKIAGMIDDWFYRTATDFRWDMHDPVSDGETLYARYTFSYRSTLPEAQGARAMFEGVAIMRLRDGKIVEYHEVANTAPAFADLKFAPERIAKIVAKQGAALKARPEMKRHLE